Proteins encoded in a region of the Zea mays cultivar B73 chromosome 2, Zm-B73-REFERENCE-NAM-5.0, whole genome shotgun sequence genome:
- the LOC100285802 gene encoding zinc finger, C3HC4 type family protein codes for MADPRYWDWMAVGCCTVIVVTSGSIVLGAVVACLVFIFKCIRKWWQSPRILLFRFGGVTTLRRNLSYGYRCHLCHDHMVAGEKVRTLSCDHVFHCGGGSFKCEGIDKRLLTVPMEPCPTCDQVPHPVPWFRKPPPSPPSIPSQGASAALERDFEQARRAVSDAQRKTT; via the coding sequence ATGGCCGACCCCAGGTATTGGGATTGGATGGCCGTCGGATGCTGCACTGTGATCGTCGTCACCTCTGGCTCCATCGTCTTAGgtgccgtcgtcgcgtgcctcgtcTTCATTTTTAAGTGCATCAGGAAATGGTGGCAATCGCCACGGATTCTCCTCTTCAGGTTCGGCGGCGTCACCACCCTGAGGCGGAACCTGAGCTACGGCTACCGCTGCCACCTGTGCCATGACCACATGGTGGCCGGCGAGAAGGTCCGCACGCTCTCCTGCGACCACGTGTTCCACTGCGGCGGCGGCAGCTTCAAGTGCGAGGGCATCGACAAAAGGCTTCTCACTGTACCGATGGAGCCCTGCCCGACCTGTGACCAGGTTCCCCATCCCGTGCCGTGGTTCCGGAAACCGCCACCGTCGCCACCATCTATACCTTCACAGGGAGCATCGGCGGCACTGGAACGCGATTTCGAGCAGGCGCGGCGAGCTGTTTCTGACGCACAACGAAAAACTACCTGA